A region of the Mycoavidus sp. HKI genome:
GGCCAGTTACTTTTTCTTCTTAGGCGACAACACCATCACAATCTGGCGCCCTTCCATCTTCGGCATTTGCTCGACCTGGCCATGTTCTTCAAGGTCTCCACGCAAACGCTCAAGCATCCGCATACCAATTTCTTGGTGAGCCATTTCACGGCCCCGAAAACGCAAAGTGATTTTGGTTTTATCGCCTTCTTCAAGAAAACGCACCAAATTACGCAACTTAACGTTGTAATCACCCTCATCCGTTCCCGGACGGAATTTGACTTCTTTAAGCTGGATAACCTTTTGTTTCAGCTTTGCCTCGTGCGCTTTTTTGGCTTCTTGGTACTTAAATTTCCCATAATCCATTAAGCGGCAAACCGGCGGCGCCGCTTGCGGCGCAATTTCGACTAGATCGATCTCGGCTTGTTCTGCTAAACGCAAAGCTTCGGCCAGCTTCACAATGCCAATGGCCTCGCCATCCACACCCATCAAACGCACTTCAGGCGCTGTAATTCCGCTATTTAGGCGGTGTGAAGATTTATCTGTAGCGATGTTATTTCCTTTTTCAATTAAAAAAACCAACTATGCTTAGCGCGCTCACCTCAACCAAGCGCTTTGCATAGCCATCCTATTTTATAAAGCGGGCTTTTTAAACCATATTATTTAAAGCACGACACCTCATTACGTAAACTTTCAAGAAAGTCGCCAATGGGTATCACACCTTGGTCTACGCCACCACGGGCGCGTACTGCAACCGTTTGAGCATCACGTTCCCGGTCACCTACAACCAACAAATAAGGGATCTTCCGTAACGTATGTTCGCGTATTTTATAGCTAATTTTTTCATTGCGCAAATCGGCCTCAACTCTAAAGCCTTGTTTTTGCAATGTTTCAGCGACCTCGCCCGCATACGCTGCTTGACTTTGGGCGATATTTAGCACCATCACCTGAACCGGCGCCAACCATGCTGGCAATGCGCCAGCGTAATGTTCAATTAAAATCCCAATAAAGCGCTCCAGCGAGCCCAATACAGCCCGATGCAGCATGACTGGCCGGCGGCGGCTATTATCTTCTGCCACATATTCAGCATCCAGTCTTTCCGGCAACACAAAATCCAGTTGCAATGTGCCGCATTGCCATGAGCGGCCTAACGCATCTTTAATATGATATTCAATCTTCGGCCCGTAGAAAGCGCCTTCGCCCGGCAACTCTTGCCAGTTTAGGCCGCACGCAGATAAAGCCTGGCGCAAGCCTTCTTCTGCACGCTGCCAAACTTCATCAGACCCGGCGCGCTGCTCAGGACGCAGCGATAATTTGACCTCAATGTCCGTAAAACCAAAATTTTTATAAATATCCATCGCCAATGTATGAAAGGCGATTGATTCAGCAACCACTTGCTCTTCGGTACAAAAAATATGCGCATCGTCTTGCACAAACCCCCGCACGCGCATTAACCCATGCAACGCACCTGAAGGTTCATTGCGATGACATGAGCCAAATTCCGCCAAGCGTAATGGCAAATCTCGGTACGAGTGGAGTGTGTGATTGAAGACTTGGACATGCCCCGGGCAACTCATCGGTTTGATTGCATAATCACGTTTTTCCGATTCAGTCGTGAACATGCCGTCGCGATAGTTCTGCCAATGGCCTGAGCGCTCCCACAGCGCCCGATCAATCACCTGCGGCGTGCGGATCTCACGATAGCCTGCGCTGGTAAGTCGGGCCCGCATATATTGTTCAACCTGCTGCCAGATTGACCAGCCCTGCGGGTGCCAAAACACCATACCCGGCGCATTGTCTTGCAAATGAAAAAGGTCAAGCTGCTTACCGAGTTTACGATGATCACGCTTCTCGGCTTCTTCTAGCCGATATAAATAAGCGTCTAATTCCTCTTGACTCGCCCAAGCAGTGCCGTAAATGCGTTGTAATTGCTGATTACGCGCATCGCCCCGCCAATATGCCCCCGCCACCTTCAGTAATTTGAAAGCCTTCAATTTACCCGTATTAGGAACATGCGGGCCACGGCATAAGTCGGTAAAACCGCCATGCGAATACAGGGAAATGGAGTCGCCCGGCGGAATGGATTCGATAATTTCAGCTTTGTAATGCTCACCGATATCATTGAAATAGCAGATCGCTTGCTCGCGCGGCATGACCTGGCGCGACACGGCTTCATTGCGCTTAACCAATTCGCGCATGCGTTTTTCAATTGCCTCAAGGTCCTCTAATGTAAATGGGCGGCTATAAGCAAAATCATAATAAAAGCCATTTTCGATCACCGGTCCAATTGTCACCTGAGCTTCTGGAAATAAATCTTTGACCGCATAAGCGAGCAGATGCGCGGTTGAATGGCGGATGATCTCTAGGCCATCTTCATTCTGGCTAGTAATAATGGCTAACGAGGCATCACGCTCGATGATTGCTGAAGTATCGACTAGCTGCCCATCAAGGCGCGCGCCAAGCGCAGCTTTAGCAAGCCCGGGACTAATTGCAGTCGCAACTTCAGCCACCGAGACTGGGCGCTCGAACTCCCGCACTGAG
Encoded here:
- the infC gene encoding translation initiation factor IF-3, whose amino-acid sequence is MVFLIEKGNNIATDKSSHRLNSGITAPEVRLMGVDGEAIGIVKLAEALRLAEQAEIDLVEIAPQAAPPVCRLMDYGKFKYQEAKKAHEAKLKQKVIQLKEVKFRPGTDEGDYNVKLRNLVRFLEEGDKTKITLRFRGREMAHQEIGMRMLERLRGDLEEHGQVEQMPKMEGRQIVMVLSPKKKK
- the thrS gene encoding threonine--tRNA ligase — protein: MISVHLLDGSVREFERPVSVAEVATAISPGLAKAALGARLDGQLVDTSAIIERDASLAIITSQNEDGLEIIRHSTAHLLAYAVKDLFPEAQVTIGPVIENGFYYDFAYSRPFTLEDLEAIEKRMRELVKRNEAVSRQVMPREQAICYFNDIGEHYKAEIIESIPPGDSISLYSHGGFTDLCRGPHVPNTGKLKAFKLLKVAGAYWRGDARNQQLQRIYGTAWASQEELDAYLYRLEEAEKRDHRKLGKQLDLFHLQDNAPGMVFWHPQGWSIWQQVEQYMRARLTSAGYREIRTPQVIDRALWERSGHWQNYRDGMFTTESEKRDYAIKPMSCPGHVQVFNHTLHSYRDLPLRLAEFGSCHRNEPSGALHGLMRVRGFVQDDAHIFCTEEQVVAESIAFHTLAMDIYKNFGFTDIEVKLSLRPEQRAGSDEVWQRAEEGLRQALSACGLNWQELPGEGAFYGPKIEYHIKDALGRSWQCGTLQLDFVLPERLDAEYVAEDNSRRRPVMLHRAVLGSLERFIGILIEHYAGALPAWLAPVQVMVLNIAQSQAAYAGEVAETLQKQGFRVEADLRNEKISYKIREHTLRKIPYLLVVGDRERDAQTVAVRARGGVDQGVIPIGDFLESLRNEVSCFK